The Bradyrhizobium oligotrophicum S58 genome contains the following window.
AGAGCGCATCTGCTACCGGCGATGCCGCTGCCGGCGCCCCAGGCGGGCAGGACCTCAAGATTCAGGACCCCAATGCCGCCGGCCACACCACACTCGATGCGTCGAACACCAACGCTCCGACGCGCAGCGGCAACGCCGCTTTGGCCCGCCGCATCGCCGGGACCATCTGACGTCAGACGCCTGCCATGACCGGACTGCACTTCGAACAGCGGCTGCGCGATCTGGTCGGCCGCAAGCAGGTGCTGCTGAGCGACATCTGGGGCGTGGTCCATAACGGGCTGGAGTCGTTCCCCGAGGCCTGCGAGGCGCTGCATCGCTTTCGCCACGAAGGCGGTACGGTGATCCTGATCACCAATGCGCCGCGGCCGGCCGATTCGGTGCAGCGCCAGCTGCGCAAGCTCGGCGTCGCCGACGAGGTCTACAGCGCCATCGTCTCCTCCGGCGACCTGACCCGGCACTACGTGGCCGACCATCCCGGCGGCAAGGTGTTCTGGCTCGGCCCCGAGCGCGACAATTCCATCCATCGCGGTCTCGACGTGGCGCTGTCGCCGCTGGAGGACGCCTCCTACATCATCTGCACCGGCCTCTATGACGACGAGACCGAGACCGCCGAAGATTACCGGCCGATGCTGCTGCGCGCGCGCGAGCGCAAGCTGCCGCTGATCTGCGCCAATCCCGACATCGTGGTCGAGCGCGGCGACCGGCTGATCTACTGCGCTGGCGCCATCGCCGAGCTCTACCGCGAGCTCGGCGGCGAGGTGATCTTCTACGGCAAGCCACACCGGCCGATCTACGACCGCGCCATGATGCTGGCCGAGCAGCACGCCGGCCGGCCGATTGCGCGTGAAGAGGTGCTGGCGATCGGCGATTCCGTTCGTACTGATCTGGCCGGCGCGCACGGCTTCGGCATCGACTGCCTGTTCGTGACCCGCGGCATCCATTCCGAGGAGTTCGCCGGCGTCGAGCAGCTCGACCCCGCCTCGGTCAAGGAGCTGTTCGGCCACCCGCCCCGCGCCCTGATGCGCGAATTGAAGTGGTGAAATTGGGGAAATGACGCGCTGCCTGATCTGACTGCGTCAGAGCCGCCGTCCTTACCCGGCAGCCCGTCAGGACCGAACTCAGACGCGCAATTGCGCATGTCGGTCGATGCTGTCGCATCGCCCCGTTGTCACGTGGCAAAGCCGGTGGAGCGCGAGACGGCCTCCCAGGTTGCAATGCCCGCTTTCATCTGATCGAGCTTCTCCAGCACAAGGCCCAGCGCATCCTCGCCGAGGAACAGGCGGGTCGGCGGATTTTCGGCCTCGACCAGCCGCAGCAGGGCTTGTGCCGCTTTGTCAGGGTCGCCGGGCTGATTGCCGCTCTTGGCCTGCCGTGCGGCACGAATCGGGTCCATGATCGCATCGTAATCGGGAATGCTGCGCGGGGTTCGGTCCATCGAGCGGCCGGCCCAGTCGGTGCGGAACTGCCCCGGTGCGAGGACGGTCACGCGGATGCCGAAGGACGCCAGCTCTTTGCTCAGGGCTTCCGAGATCCCGTCCAGAGCGAACTTGCTGCCGCAATAGAAGGCGATTCCCGGCATGGTGATGAAACCGCCCATCGAGGTGATGTTGACGATATGTCCCCGTCGCCGCTCGCGCATGCCTGGCAGCACCGCCTTCATCATCGCCACCGGTCCGAACACATTGGCGGCGAACTGGCGCTGCAGATCGTCCATCGACGATTCCTCCAGCACGCCTTCGTGGCCGTAACCGGCATTGTTGACCAGCACATCGACCGGGCCGACGTCCCGTTCGGCCTTCTGCACCGCGTCCAGGATCGCGGCATAATGGGTAACGTCGAGCTGGAGCGGGAAGGCCCGCTCAGACGTGCGGAAGGCGTCCGCGTCTTTGGCCCGGCGCACGGTGCCGATCACGCGATGGCCGGCCGCCAGGGCGCCCGCAGCGAAGGCGCGCCCAAGGCCGGAGCTGACGCCCGTGATGAGGAATGTCTTGGTCTCTGTCATTGCAAGGCTCACAAGGCTATTGGTTTCGATTTATATCATGATATAATCTTCCATGGCCCGTGACAAGATCCGTCCTGACACCACCAAGCGGCCCATGCGGGAGCGCGTTCTCGATGCCGCCGAACACCTGTTGTCGCAGGGAAGCGCCGCGTTCTCGATGCGAGAGCTTGCCGATGCAGCGGGGGTAAGCTTTGCCACCCCGTTCAATCAGTTCGGCAGCAAGAGCGCGATCATGCTGGCGCTGTCGGCGCGGCGCATCACCCTGATGCACGAGCGGCTCGCGCAGGCCGACCTTCCCGATGCCGCCGCCGCCCGCGTCCTGGCCACTGTCGACATCGCGGCTTCCGTCATGCTGATGGCGCCGACCGTCAACCGCGCCGTCATGGGGGCAATCAGCGCCCCAAGCGACGCGCCTGGCGATGTGTCGTCACGTTCGAGTGCCTTGTGGGCTGCGGCCCTGGGGAGTGGGAACCGGCTTGCGGCGGCAACGCGCGTCCTTGCATTGTCCACGCTCCCGGATCAGCTCGCCGTCGCATTTCGCGGTGTGCTATCGTTCTGGACCGCAGGAGAATTGGCCGATCCGGCGCTGGGCCGGCGTGCACGCGCAGCAGCCGCGGCGGTCATGCTGGGATTTGTCGAGCACGACGGCCGCGAAGAGCTTTTGGTGCTGTTGCAGAACTGACGTGCAGCAGGCCCATGCAACGAAACGCCCGGCTTGCCGTCGGCGGCCGCCCCGAATCCTGACAGGCAGCGCAAGCTCCTGATCCACGAACCGGACTGTCGAATAGAAAAATGCCCGGCCATTCAGCCGGGCATCGGGGACCTTGCCGGTGACGAGGATTGAATCAGGCCGTCGCCATGTCCGGGAAGACGGCGTCGATCTTGGTCTTCAAGGTCGCCGCGTTGAACGGCTTGACGATATAGTTGTTCACGCCGGCCTTCTTGGCCGCGATCACGTTCTCGGTCTTGGATTCCGCCGTGATCATGATGAACGGCGTGGTCGCCAGGTTCGGATCGGCGCGGACCTCGCGGAGCAGGTCATAGCCGGTCATCGGCTCCATGTTCCAATCGGAGATCACGAGGCCGTATTTCTTGGCGCGCATCTTGTTGAGCGCCATCGAGCCGTCGCTGGCATCGTCGATGTCCTCGAACCCGATCTGCTTCAGAAGATTCCTGATGATACGGATCATGGTGCTGTAATCGTCGACGACGAGCACCGGCATCGTCAAATCAACCGCCATTCTTGACTCCCCCAGACGCGAACACAACGCGCAGACTGTTACCGAAAGGCTCTTGCGGCACAGGTCTCGACGACCCTGCCATCCGCTCCAAGCTGTAGCATCAGCCGTTAAACAGCGCGTTAACTGCCCCGCGGCTGCATGTCGCTATTGCTGCACTGCATGAAGCTCGGAACCCCTTTGGCTTGACTTCGCGGAGCCGGCCGCCCACGGTCGAGCGGACCACCCGCCGGTCGGCGAGTTTACGAAATCTGCGAGATATTTCCGTAACATGCCTGCTTTTTCGATCATCCGCGATTCCACGCCGCCGTCCGACATCCTCAAGGGCGCGGTGGTGGCGATGGGCAATTTCGACGGCGTCCATCTCGGCCACAGGGCCGTGATCGGGGCGGCGATCGAGATGGGCAAGACCCATGGGCGCCCGGCCCTGGCGCTCACCTTTGAACCCCACCCGCGGCGCTTCTTCAGCCCGAATACGCCGCAGTTCCGGCTGACCGACGAGACCGCCAAGCTGCGGCTGCTGGCTGGAATGGGGCTGGCCGGCGCGGTGGTCATGACCTTTGACAAGGGCCGCGCCCAGACCACGGCGCAGGATTTCATTCACCGTGACCTGATTGGACGGCTCGGCGTGTCCGGGATTGCGGTCGGCTACGACTTCCATTTCGGCAAGGGCCGGGTCGGCTCGCCCAGCCTGCTCGCCAACGAGGCGCCGAAGCTCGGCATCGAGGTCGACGTCCAGGCCCATGTCGACATCGACGAGCGGCCGGTGTCCTCGACCGCGATCCGCGAGGCGCTGGCCGAGGGCCAGGTCACGGAGGCGACCGCCATGCTCGGCGGCCCCTGGTTCGTGACCTCGGAGGTGATCCACGGCGAGAAGCGCGGCCGCGATCTCGGCTATCCCACCGCCAACATGCGGCTCGACCGCGATTGCGGCCTGCGCCACGGCATCTACGCCGTCAGGGTCGGCCGCGGCCGCGGCACTGAGCGGGTGCTGATCGACGGCGTCGCCAATTTCGGCCGCCGGCCGACCTTCGACAATGGCGCGCCGCTGCTGGAAACCTTCCTGTTCGATTTCAAGGACAGCCTGTATGGCGAGGTCCTCGATGTCGCCTTCATCGGCTTCATCCGCGAGGAGGCCAAATTCACCTCGATCGAGGCTCTGATCCGGCAGATGGACGACGACAGTGCCCAGGCGCGCGCCCTGCTCGCGGCCAATCCCGGCCTCTTCCCCCGGCTCGGCGAGATCGGATAGGCCCTCACCAGGCCGGCCCGCACGATCACTTTGCGATTTCGCAGGCTCCCTGCTATGAGGGAGCCCCATGTTGATACGGCGCATCATCGGCATTAGCGGCCCGGCTTCCGCCTGAGCTTTTCGAGCTCGGCGCAAGACCGGGATGTCTCTGCTCGTTCCGCCGCCCGCGATCCTAACATCGCGCCTCCGCGCCCCATCTCTCAGACAGCCAGATCCACGATGTCCGAAAAGCCGCAAAAGTCCGACGCTCCTGATTATTCAAAAACCCTCTATCTGCCGCAGACGGAATTCCCGATGCGCGCCGGCCTGCCGCAGCGCGAGCCGGAGCTGCTGAAATATTGGAGTGACATCGACCTCTACGGCAAGCTGCGCGAGACCGCCAAGAGCAGGCCGAAATTCGTCCTGCATGACGGCCCGCCCTACGCCAACGGCAATATCCATATCGGGCACGCGCTGAACAAGATCCTCAAGGACGTCGTGACCAAGAGCCAGCAGATGCTCGGCCACGATTCCAACTACGTGCCGGGCTGGGACTGCCACGGCCTGCCGATCGAGTGGAAGATCGAGGAGGAGAACTATCGCAAGAAGGGCAAGACCAAGCCCGACTTCCGCGATAGCACCGCCATGGTCGCGTTCCGCAAGGAGTGCCGCGCCTATGCCGAGCATTGGCTCAACGTGCAGCGCGAGGAGTTCAAGCGTCTCGGCGTGATCGGCGACTGGGACCATCCCTACGCCACCATGACCTATCCGGCCGAGGCGCAGATCGCGCGCGAGCTGATGAAGTTCGCCGCCAACGGCACGCTGTATCGCGGCTCCAAGCCGGTGATGTGGAGCGTCGTCGAAAAGACCGCGCTGGCCGAGGCCGAGGTCGAGTATGAGGACTATCAGTCCGACACGGTGTGGGTGAAGTTTCCGGTGACCTCGCCGGCGCATGGCGCGCTGGCCGGCGCGTCGGTGGTGATCTGGACCACCACGCCCTGGACGCTGCCCGGCAACCGCGCCATCTCGTTCTCGCCGAAGATCGCCTATGGCCTCTATGAGGTCACCGACGCGCCCGCCGACAATTGGGCGAAGACCGGCGACAAGCTCATTCTCGCCGACGCGCTCGCCGACAGCGTGTTCAAGCAGGCGCGCGTCACGAGCTACAACAAGCTGCGCGACATCCCCGGCGACACGCTGGATGCGGTCGAATGCGCGCATCCGTTCAAGGGTCTCGCCGGCGGCTACAATTTCGTCGTGCCGCTGCTGCCGGGCGATCACGTCACCGACGACACCGGCACCGGCTTCGTGCATACCGCCCCCGGCCACGGCCGCGAGGATTTTGACGTCTGGATGGCCAATGCCCGCGAGCTCGATGGCAGGGGCATCGCGACCACGATCCCCTACACCGTCGACGAGAACGGCGCGCTGACCGATCACGCCCCGGGCTTCACCGGCAAGCGCGTCATCAACGACAAGGGCGAGAAGGGCGACGCCAACGAGGCCGTCATCAAGGCGCTGACCGACGCGGGCATGCTGCTCGCGCGCGGCCGGCTCAAGCATCAATACCCGCATTCCTGGCGCTCCAAGAAGCCGGTGATCTTCCGCAACACGCCGCAATGGTTCATCGCGATGGACAAGGACATTGCCGACGACGGCAAGTCCAAGTCCGGCGACACTCTGCGCGCCCGCGCGCTGCGCGCAATCTCGGTCACGCAATGGGTGCCGGCCGCCGGCCAGAACCGCATCAACGGCATGATCGCCAACCGCCCGGACTGGGTGATCTCGCGTCAGCGCGCCTGGGGCGTGCCGATCGCGGTGTTCGTGCGCGAGACCGGCGACGGCTCGGCCGAGATCCTGCAGGACGAGACCGTCAACACCCGCATCGCCGACGCGTTTGAGAAGGAAGGCGCCGACGCGTGGTATGCCGACGGCGCGCGCGAGCGCTTCCTCGGGTCACGCGCCAACGAGGACTGGAAGAAGGTCGACGACATCTGCGACGTCTGGTTCGATTCCGGCTCGACCCACGCCTTCGTGCTCGAAGACCCCGTGCACTTCCCCGGCCTCGCCGGCATCAAGCGCAAGGTCGATGGCGGCCGGGACACGGTGATGTACCTGGAAGGCAGTGACCAGCATCGCGGCTGGTTCCACTCGTCGCTGCTGGAGAGCTGCGGCACCCGCGGCCGCGCGCCGTATGACGTCGTGCTGACGCACGGCTTCACGCTCGACGAGAACGGCCGCAAGATGTCGAAGTCGCTGGGCAACACGATCGAGCCGCAGAAGGTGATCAAGGATTCCGGCGCCGACATCCTGCGCCTGTGGGTGTGCGCGACCGACTATGCCGACGACCAGCGCATCGGCCCGGAGATCCTCAAGAACACCATCGAGACCTATCGCAAGCTGCGCAACTCGATCCGCTGGATGCTCGGCACGCTGCATCACTACAAGCGCAGCGACGCGGTCGCGTTGGCCGACATGCCGGAGCTGGAGCGGCTGATGCTGCATCAGCTCGGCCAGCATGCCGAGGTCATCGGCCGTGCCTATGCCGCGTTCGACTACAAGACCGTGATCTCCTCGCTGGCGGCGTTCATGAACACCGAGCTGTCGGCGTTCTATTTCGACATCCGCAAGGACACGCTGTATTGCGATCCGCCGTCCTCGGTGGCGCGCAAGGCGGCGCTGACCGCGATCGACCTGATCTGCGACGCCATCCTGAAATGGCTGGCGCCGGTGCTGTCCTTCACCACCGACGAGGCGTGGCGGATGTACCGGCCGGACGCCGAGCCGTCGGTGCATCTGACGCTGTTCCCGGACGCGATGGACGGTTATCGCGACGACGCGCTCGCCGCGAAATGGGAGACCATCCGCAACGTCAGGCGCGTCGTCACCGGCGCGCTGGAGCTCGCCCGCGCCGCCAAGACCATCGGCTCCTCGCTCGAGGCGTCGCCGATCATCTACGTCGCCGACCGCGCGCTGATTGGCACGCTGTTCGACACGGACTTGGCCGAGGTCTGCATCACCTCGAACTACGAGGTCCGCGAGGGCGATGCGCCGGCGGAGGCCTTCCGGCTCGATGCGGTGCCGGGCGTGGCCGTGGTCGTGGAGAAAGCCGTGGGCAGGAAGTGCGCCCGCTCCTGGAAGATCCTGGAGAGCGTCGGCGAGGACGCCGAATACCCCGACGTCTCCCCCCGCGACGCCCACGCGCTGCGGGAGTGGAAGGCGCTGGGGGTGGGTGTGTGAGTCGCGCTGCCGCGACATCCAAAAGTGTCGTCCCCGCGCACGCGGGGACCCATAACCACCGATCGTCCTGGTAGACAAAGACAGATGACTCCGAGCCTTTTTCAGCAACTGGCCCTCCGCGGTATGGGTCCCCGCGTTCGCGGGGACGACAGCTGTGATTGTGGCCCCCTGCGCGCCTCCCTCACCGGCCAGCAATGACCTCCCGCCTCCGCCTCGGCCTCATCGCGGGCTTCGCCACCCTGGTCATCGACCAGGCCTGCAAGCTGTGGCTGCTGTATGTGTTCGACCTGCCCAGCCGCGGCACGGTCAGGGTCACGCCGTTCTTCGACCTCTATCTGGCCTGGAACATCGGCATCAGCTTCGGCTGGCTGCAGAACGACAGCGCGCTCGCGCAATATGCGCTGATGGCGGTGAAGGCGGTGGCGGTGGTGCTGCTGGCGGTCTGGATGGCGCGCTCGGAAACCAAGCTGGCGACGGCGGCGCTCGGCATGATCATCGGCGGCGCCATCGGCAACGGCATCGACCGGCTGGCCTACGGCGCGGTGGTCGATTTCGCGCTGTTCCACGTCCAGATCGGCGGCACCGTTTACAATTGGTACATCTTCAACCTGGCCGATGTGGCCATCGTTGCCGGGGTGGCGGGCCTGCTGTATGACTCCTTCTTCGGGACTCATGCCGCAAAAGCGCCCTGATCCGGGTCGATACCGGCCGGTGCGCCCTGGAGCCAAGGGCCTGAGGTTCTTCACATTTTCGGGATCGGCCCGGTGACCGGGCGGCCCGTGTGCGGCGAGGGTCCAAATCAGTGGGGTCGCAGCCGGTTCGTCGGAACACGAGCACTGGACAAGCGAGGACAGGGAAAGCCATGCGCAAGACCGAAGTCAGCGGCCGGATCGTGACCAGCGCGGCCATTCGCACCCTGCGGCTGTCCGCCGTCGCGCTCGGCATCGGCGTCATCATGGCCGCGGGCGTCGCCCGCGCCCAGGAGGACGAGGAGGACGACAAGACCTTCGAAGAGAAGATCATCGACAATCTGATGCGCGGCATCGGCGGCACCAACATGGAAACGCCGACGATCAATTACCGCGAGCGCTCGCCGCTGGTCGTACCACCCAAGATCGACCTGCCCCCGCCGGCCTCCGAGGCCAAGGCGACCGCGCCGAACTGGCCGAAGGACCCTGACGAGCAGCAACGCCGCGCCGCCGCCGCTGCGCGCAAAAAGGACAACAAGGACCCCGTCAACGCGGCCCGTCCGCTGACCCCCGCCGAAATGAAGATGGGACGGACCGCGGCGGCGAAGCAGACCGAGCCGGTGCAGCCGGGTG
Protein-coding sequences here:
- a CDS encoding oxidoreductase; translation: MTETKTFLITGVSSGLGRAFAAGALAAGHRVIGTVRRAKDADAFRTSERAFPLQLDVTHYAAILDAVQKAERDVGPVDVLVNNAGYGHEGVLEESSMDDLQRQFAANVFGPVAMMKAVLPGMRERRRGHIVNITSMGGFITMPGIAFYCGSKFALDGISEALSKELASFGIRVTVLAPGQFRTDWAGRSMDRTPRSIPDYDAIMDPIRAARQAKSGNQPGDPDKAAQALLRLVEAENPPTRLFLGEDALGLVLEKLDQMKAGIATWEAVSRSTGFAT
- a CDS encoding TIGR01459 family HAD-type hydrolase → MTGLHFEQRLRDLVGRKQVLLSDIWGVVHNGLESFPEACEALHRFRHEGGTVILITNAPRPADSVQRQLRKLGVADEVYSAIVSSGDLTRHYVADHPGGKVFWLGPERDNSIHRGLDVALSPLEDASYIICTGLYDDETETAEDYRPMLLRARERKLPLICANPDIVVERGDRLIYCAGAIAELYRELGGEVIFYGKPHRPIYDRAMMLAEQHAGRPIAREEVLAIGDSVRTDLAGAHGFGIDCLFVTRGIHSEEFAGVEQLDPASVKELFGHPPRALMRELKW
- the ileS gene encoding isoleucine--tRNA ligase; the protein is MSEKPQKSDAPDYSKTLYLPQTEFPMRAGLPQREPELLKYWSDIDLYGKLRETAKSRPKFVLHDGPPYANGNIHIGHALNKILKDVVTKSQQMLGHDSNYVPGWDCHGLPIEWKIEEENYRKKGKTKPDFRDSTAMVAFRKECRAYAEHWLNVQREEFKRLGVIGDWDHPYATMTYPAEAQIARELMKFAANGTLYRGSKPVMWSVVEKTALAEAEVEYEDYQSDTVWVKFPVTSPAHGALAGASVVIWTTTPWTLPGNRAISFSPKIAYGLYEVTDAPADNWAKTGDKLILADALADSVFKQARVTSYNKLRDIPGDTLDAVECAHPFKGLAGGYNFVVPLLPGDHVTDDTGTGFVHTAPGHGREDFDVWMANARELDGRGIATTIPYTVDENGALTDHAPGFTGKRVINDKGEKGDANEAVIKALTDAGMLLARGRLKHQYPHSWRSKKPVIFRNTPQWFIAMDKDIADDGKSKSGDTLRARALRAISVTQWVPAAGQNRINGMIANRPDWVISRQRAWGVPIAVFVRETGDGSAEILQDETVNTRIADAFEKEGADAWYADGARERFLGSRANEDWKKVDDICDVWFDSGSTHAFVLEDPVHFPGLAGIKRKVDGGRDTVMYLEGSDQHRGWFHSSLLESCGTRGRAPYDVVLTHGFTLDENGRKMSKSLGNTIEPQKVIKDSGADILRLWVCATDYADDQRIGPEILKNTIETYRKLRNSIRWMLGTLHHYKRSDAVALADMPELERLMLHQLGQHAEVIGRAYAAFDYKTVISSLAAFMNTELSAFYFDIRKDTLYCDPPSSVARKAALTAIDLICDAILKWLAPVLSFTTDEAWRMYRPDAEPSVHLTLFPDAMDGYRDDALAAKWETIRNVRRVVTGALELARAAKTIGSSLEASPIIYVADRALIGTLFDTDLAEVCITSNYEVREGDAPAEAFRLDAVPGVAVVVEKAVGRKCARSWKILESVGEDAEYPDVSPRDAHALREWKALGVGV
- a CDS encoding bifunctional riboflavin kinase/FAD synthetase; this translates as MPAFSIIRDSTPPSDILKGAVVAMGNFDGVHLGHRAVIGAAIEMGKTHGRPALALTFEPHPRRFFSPNTPQFRLTDETAKLRLLAGMGLAGAVVMTFDKGRAQTTAQDFIHRDLIGRLGVSGIAVGYDFHFGKGRVGSPSLLANEAPKLGIEVDVQAHVDIDERPVSSTAIREALAEGQVTEATAMLGGPWFVTSEVIHGEKRGRDLGYPTANMRLDRDCGLRHGIYAVRVGRGRGTERVLIDGVANFGRRPTFDNGAPLLETFLFDFKDSLYGEVLDVAFIGFIREEAKFTSIEALIRQMDDDSAQARALLAANPGLFPRLGEIG
- the lspA gene encoding signal peptidase II, encoding MTSRLRLGLIAGFATLVIDQACKLWLLYVFDLPSRGTVRVTPFFDLYLAWNIGISFGWLQNDSALAQYALMAVKAVAVVLLAVWMARSETKLATAALGMIIGGAIGNGIDRLAYGAVVDFALFHVQIGGTVYNWYIFNLADVAIVAGVAGLLYDSFFGTHAAKAP
- a CDS encoding response regulator is translated as MAVDLTMPVLVVDDYSTMIRIIRNLLKQIGFEDIDDASDGSMALNKMRAKKYGLVISDWNMEPMTGYDLLREVRADPNLATTPFIMITAESKTENVIAAKKAGVNNYIVKPFNAATLKTKIDAVFPDMATA
- a CDS encoding TetR/AcrR family transcriptional regulator, with the protein product MARDKIRPDTTKRPMRERVLDAAEHLLSQGSAAFSMRELADAAGVSFATPFNQFGSKSAIMLALSARRITLMHERLAQADLPDAAAARVLATVDIAASVMLMAPTVNRAVMGAISAPSDAPGDVSSRSSALWAAALGSGNRLAAATRVLALSTLPDQLAVAFRGVLSFWTAGELADPALGRRARAAAAAVMLGFVEHDGREELLVLLQN